The Callospermophilus lateralis isolate mCalLat2 unplaced genomic scaffold, mCalLat2.hap1 Scaffold_62, whole genome shotgun sequence genome window below encodes:
- the LOC143389751 gene encoding coiled-coil domain-containing protein 34-like produces MNKEMEEKAMKELGKEHLQEKAKEKYQEWLKKIAEECEKKKKEKEKEKQQQAELQEKKEIAYKKFKEWLENAKSKPRPAVKSYGYANGKLTSFYSGTSYPEPAFCNPIPWKSIHMPPPKEANHLSGKKN; encoded by the exons atgaataaagaaatggaGGAGAAAGCAATGAAAGAACTAGGGAAAGAACATTTGcaagaaaaagcaaaagaaaaatatcaagaatggttaaaaaaaattgctgaagaatgtgagaagaagaagaaagaaaag gaaaaagaaaaacaacagcaagctGAATtacaagagaaaaaggaaatagcCTATAAAAAGTTTAAGGAATGGTTGGAAAATGCAAAAAGTAAACCTCGTCCAGCTGTAAAGAGCTATGGTTATGCAAATGGAAAACTTACAA GTTTTTACAGTGGAACTTCCTATCCAGAACCAGCCTTTTGTAATCCAATTCCATGGAAATCAATTCATATGCCACCTCCCAAAGAAGCTAACCATCTATCAGGAAAGAAGAATTAA